One stretch of Emys orbicularis isolate rEmyOrb1 chromosome 7, rEmyOrb1.hap1, whole genome shotgun sequence DNA includes these proteins:
- the PWWP2B gene encoding PWWP domain-containing protein 2B, translating into MEEAEAKELQVGSWLPVLVEQMVNDTLVVTLSCGERRFTGILLDCTKKSGLFCLPPPSLPKQEEPPADACTNWVPEDRQPVKGETESRFSSEKPPKGNNDEQVPPLLPPPSPGNVPPYPPYFEGAPFPPPLWLRHTYNQWVPQPPPRTIKRTKRRLSRNRDPGRLIMSTIRLRPRQVLCEKCKNTLNPEEANKARQNAKTRRKLSIQDKEQKKHSDSDYVEKRNKREKREEDKFSGELVHRTPVIKISYSTPQGKGEVVKIPSRIHGSVKPFCSQRILQNGGEDQEENRDSERYQETKCFMDKSASSQLASIPKLKLTRPVHSSADVPPPKIRLKPHRINDGQSVSIYKAELIDEINVLQSSRESNPAAFYTDESADRSLAEMSSGSSGEDDDFKRFPQGKDGHDNLAFLMNYRKRKADSSSLSVCSNDSLDESKSSSSEVTSPEMCDFLPGDDASVSSSSKDERKIVPPLTVRLHTQSVSKCVTEDGRTVSVGDIVWGKIHGFPWWPARVLDINLSQKENGEPSWREAKVSWFGSPTTSFLSVSKLSPFSESFKLRFNRKKKGMYRKAITEAAKAVEHLTPEIRDLLTQFET; encoded by the coding sequence GTCTGGGTTGTTCTGTCTTCCACCACCTTCGTTGCCAAAGCAAGAGGAACCTCCTGCTGATGCTTGCACTAACTGGGTTCCTGAAGACAGACAGCCTGTGAAGGGTGAGACTGAGTCACGGTTTTCTAGTGAAAAACCTCCCAAAGGAAACAATGATGAACAGGTTCCTCCTCTTTTGCCACCTCCATCACCAGGCAATGTTCCTCCTTACCCTCCCTATTTTGAGGGagctccttttcctcctcccttaTGGTTAAGACACACATATAACCAATGGGTTCCTCAGCCACCACCAAGGACTATAAAGAGGACAAAAAGACGGTTGTCACGAAATAGAGACCCAGGAAGGCTCATCATGAGCACTATTAGACTGAGGCCCAGGCAAGTGCTCtgtgaaaaatgtaaaaacaCTCTGAACCCAGAGGAAGCGAACAAAGCCAGGCAAAATGCTAAAACAAGGAGGAAGCTAAGTATTCAGGACAAGGAGCAAAAAAAGCACAGTGATTCTGATTATGTGGAGAAAAGGAATAAAAGAGAAAAGAGGGAGGAAGACAAATTTTCTGGGGAATTAGTGCATCGAACTCCAGTTATAAAAATATCCTACAGCACGCCACAAGGTAAAGGCGAAGTTGTGAAAATTCCCTCCCGGATTCATGGCTCGGTTAAACCGTTTTGTTCACAGCGGATATTGCAGAATGGAGGGGAGGACCAAGAGGAGAACAGAGACTCTGAACGATATCAGGAAACCAAATGTTTTATGGATAAGTCGGCAAGCAGCCAACTTGCTTCCATTCCAAAACTGAAATTAACTAGGCCTGTGCATTCCAGTGCAGATGTTCCACCTCCCAAAATCAGACTGAAACCTCATCGAATAAATGATGGTCAGAGTGTTTCCATTTATAAAGCAGAACTTATTGATGAGATAAATGTCCTTCAGAGTAGCAGGGAGTCCAATCCTGCTGCATTTTACACTGATGAATCTGCAGATAGAAGTTTAGCAGAGATGTCTTCAGGGAGTTCAGGTGAAGATGATGACTTCAAAAGATTTCCCCAAGGTAAAGATGGACATGATAACTTGGCTTTTCTTATGAATTATCGTAAAAGGAAGGCAGATTCTTCTAGTTTATCAGTGTGTAGCAATGACAGTCTAGATGAATCCAAATCCTCTAGTTCAGAAGTAACATCACCAGAAATGTGTGACTTTTTACCTGGTGATGATGCGTCTGTCTCTtcatcttcaaaagatgagcgTAAAATTGTGCCACCATTAACAGTTAGACTACATACACAGAGTGTCTCTAAATGTGTCACTGAAGATGGAAGAACTGTTTCAGTGGGGGATATTGTTTGGGGTAAAATTCATGGTTTCCCATGGTGGCCGGCACGTGTTCTTGACATAAACCTTAGCCAGAAGGAAAATGGAGAACCTTCCTGGCGAGAAGCTAAAGTATCATGGTTTGGTTCTCCAACAACCTCATTCTTATCTGTTTCAAAACTCTCTCCTTTCTCTGAATCTTTCAAACTGAGATTTAATCGTAAGAAGAAAGGGATGTATCGGAAAGCTATTACAGAAGCTGCAAAGGCAGTAGAGCATCTGACCCCAGAAATAAGAGATCTCTTAACACAGTTTGAAACATAA